CCAGGCCCGGCTGAGCACCTGGGCCGCCTGTCATCTGTTACTGTGACAACCCAGGAGGGCGTGGGGCCGCCTCCTGTTTAAGGTACAGAGATCACCACAGGGAGGGCAGGACACACAGAGCAAACTGGCTCCTGTGGCCCACCCACCATCAGGCCTGTGTTTCCTTTCTAATGCATGTTCCCTAAGAAGCCACCTACTCCCACGCCTAGGAGGGAAAACCCAGTGATACAGAGCTGACTCCAGGCCCAGGAAAGTCGGCTTCATGTACAGCACACGCTGACCACCCAGGAGGAAAACGGGACTCAGCACACAGTGGGTGGGTCGGGTGCCAGGTGGGGCCGTGAGAGAGCCTCACAGGAGACCCGCCGTGGCCAGTGACAGCCAACTGGACCGGAGCAACCCCCTGCAGGAAGGTGAGACACCACCGCAGCCAGGGCAAGGATGGCCGTGATTCTAGGGACCCGAGGCGGGGTCTGGTGAccgggggaagggggtggggagggaaagggggcaGACATGAACCACGTGGGCCTGTTAGAGAGAGCagccagagagggagggagagaagaccCCTGAGTCGCTGCAGGGGCCCACCCGAGCTCACCCATCAGCATGATGAGGTCAGTCATGGCCTCATGCACCGAGCCGCCGTACACGCCCGAGTGCAGGTCCTTGTCGCTGCATTCCACCTGCGGACACACAGCCACTCTGTGGGCTGCTCTCGGGACCTCGCCCTCACCCCGCTGTGGGAGAGCTGGCAGAGGACGCTCACAGGGCACGCTCCGAAATCAAAGTTTGCTGCCCCAGAGGCCTGGCCAGGCACTCCCTAAATCACAAGGCTGCAGCAACCAGAGCCCCTCCCGGGGGAGGCGCGGCCCGCGCACCTCGATGAAGAAGTAGCAGATGCCCCGCAGCCCGTAGGTGATGCAGGGCTTGTTCTTGCCCAGCCAGTAGTTGTCGGAGATGCACACGTAGTCCACGTCCTTGAAGAACGCGTCCTTCTGGGCGAAGATCAGCGCGTCCAGGCCCTCGGAGCCCGACTCCTCCATGCCCTCCAGGCAGAAGCGGACGTTGACGGGGACTTCCTGGGAAGGGGGCGGTGAAGGAGGCAATCAGCGCGCACGGATTTTATTTCTTAGAACAGTGGACAGGAAGCCACCAGTGTTGTGAGATCGTCCATTTCAAATACCCGACTGACTTTCCCCGCAATGACCGCGGGGTGGGCAGTGGGGACTGGCAGAGACCCTCCGCCCCAGCGCTGGGCTGCCGGGACACGGCCTGGCCCTGGCCGGTCACCTGGAAGGACTGCTCCCAGGGGGCCCCAGCCCGATCGCGCAGCCCACTTGCAGGGTTTCTGTGATTACCCAGCACAGATCAGGCGTCTCTGGCAAAGCGGAGCTGCTTGAAGACAGAGGCCGGGACACAAACCCGGCAGGAGCCTCCGTTCACACCGTGATGGCCACGCCGTGCACCCCTGGAAGGAGTGAGCGGGTGCCTTCCTCCCGCAGGGCTGGGCCCTCCACCCACCGCGGGCCCTCCCCCTCCAGAGCCGACAGTGACTTTGAGAGGCAGCCGCCTCCTGCTCGGGGGTTTCTGGGTCTCCCCAGCGCTGTGCCCTGAGGCGGGTGGCCCCCTTCCACAGGTGAGACCATGGAGCTGCACCTGAGTGATCTGAGGCCAAAGGCCATGGCTAGCCAGCCCACATGCACCCACgtctgtggggtcccagttcAGAGCCACCCCTAGAAGCGCCGCTCACCGCACGGCCCGCCCTTCCACCTCTCCAGGGGAATAGAGATGCGCTGGGGGCTGGGTCTTCGAACAGATGCCCCTCCTCTCTGCCACCACAGACCCCAGGGCCCCTGAGCACAGCACACTTGGACCCTCTTCAGATCTGCCCCTCCACGTCCTGACAAAAATGCTTGTCTTATGTCATCGCAAGATAAGAGCAAGATGCAGAAACTGTCTATATGTTATGAtcacaactgctgctgctgctgctaagtcgcttcagtcgtgtccgactccgtgcgaccccatagactgcagcccagcaggcttccccgtcccggggattctccaggcaagaacactggagtgggttgccatttccttctgcaatgcatgaaagtgaaaagtgcaagtgaagttgcccaatcgtgtccgactctaagagaccccacggactgcagcccaccaggctcctccatccatgggattctccaggcaagagtactagattaAGAGAATAACAGGAAGTAAGGGGTCTGCCCGCTATCACAGCCTCGGTCCCATCACAGCCTGGGTCCCCCTGCTGGTGAGCACCCCCTTCCCAGGCACAGTCCGTGCCCGGAGCTCTCGCCTTCCCTGCTGGCTGGGTCCCTGCTGAGTCACCAATGGGGTGACCTTAGAACAACCATAAACCACTGCATCTTCATTGTTTCCTAAAACTAGAAAGTAGGCTATGAAGCGGAACGTGGCCCCACTGCACTGATCCCGCTCTGGGACGGGGGTCGGGGAGTGTGATCTTTGATCTTTACGCTGTTCTGGGAACAGAAGGCCCCACTGGGCACCACCAGATGGAACAGGTGAATGGGGGTGGCAGGGCGCAGGCTGCATACctgcttggttttctggaagGCTTCCAGGGCGTTGATCCAGCCGGCCACCGGCCCCTTGTCATCGGTGGCTCCCCTCCCATACAGTTTGCCTGGAATAGCAATCAGCATGTTCACTGGGTGATGGTCACAGGCGGGGCTGGGTGGGGGAAGGCAGATGAGCAGGGTGAGATGAGAGTGACCTCTGGGTACTCAGGGCAGGGTGCGGAGCAGGGTACCACTGGGAGTGGCTGGGAGGGGATGAGAGGAGGGGTGGGCAGAGTGCGGGCAGGTCCAGGCCCTCAATTTGGGACAAGACGGCAAGTGCACTGCAGGGACCATGTGAGCCGTGATGACCTGACTGCCCCTGCGCCGCCGGAGAGGCTTCAATAGGAACGCAGCATGTCCCGAGGAAAGGTTTCAATTAAAGACAGCCTGGAGTCAGCCCAAGGGGACAAGGTACACACGAGGGGGCTGCTCCACAGGGCCAAAGGCCACGTCCCATGCGGAAAAGTCAATGTTCAGAGATGAAGGTGGGCGGGGTCGGGGAAACGCTGACGCTTCCCCTAGAGACGGGCTGGATTCAGGTCCCAGGTTGGGGCCATGCTGGCTCAGGCCAGGCTTCTTGGGAAAGCGGCGGCAGGCGCAGGAAGCCCAGTGTGCCCAAGGCCACGGAGACCAGGCTCTGTTGGGAAAGGAAGACTTCCTGGGGTTTCAAGGATGGAGCACAGATGTGAAGCTTCCAGAACCCGATTTCTAGGTTCTGTGAAAACAGCTGGTTCTGGAAAGATGGCAACTGAGAGGCTGGGCTGCACTTCCCAAGGCCAGTGTGGTACAGGTCCCCCGCCTCCAGGGAGCAGCCTACCGTCTCGCTCCACCAGGGTGAAGGGCTCGCTGTCCCAGCCGTCCTCCAGGGCTGCCGGCTGCACGTCCAGGTGGCCGTAGATGCACACCGTCTTCTTCTGCGGGTCAGAGCCCAGCTTGCCAAGTAAAATGGGCGGAAGTGGGATCTCAGAGCCAtcagggagctgggggaggaggggaggccaTGGAGGATGGTCCTCGGTCGAGTGCGGTGCTAACCCCAGTCTCCCATACACAGACAAGGCAACGCATGAGAACCCACTGCACAGTGCAGGGAACTCAGGGCTCTGCGGTGACCggaagggatatatgtgtacgtacagctgattcactttgctgtacaggagaaaccaacacagcattggaAAGCAACTTCacaccaattaaaaaagaaaagagagagtggTGTTTACAGCAGGTGCTATCAGCATGCCCCGGGCAAGTGTATCTGTTCTCATCAATCACCCTCTATTGCAGAGCTCAGTATCAGATGGTTCCACTGAGTCAATAATTAACAAGAATATATGTTCCCATAATCCAGAGCACAGAGACAATCATGTTTATAACTGCAGGCAGCttgctcaatttttaaaagatgatctttaaaaatgctcagttgtgtccgactctttgcaaccccacagaccacagcccaccaggcttctctgtccatgggattctccaggcaaggacactggagtaggctgccatttccttctccaggaaaaatacATTGCTAAGATGTGAGTGCTCATTCGGAATAGTTTCACCTATTTTAAAGTAacaactcttaaaaattatttgccacctagatttttttttagcgTATTAGGAAAAAGGGAGAGGAAGCAAGACAAGTATGCTCCTAACAGAAAACAACTCCAGGAATACTGGTCTGTCCTCTCACAGTGAGGAGTCGGGAAAGTGCCAGGAATTTGCAACATAAATCCTAAGTAACCTTAAATTAACTATTCGGTCTGTGGTGAGCAGAAGTCTTACACGCAAACTGGACTGGAATTGGAAGGCCCAGACTGTAACCTCCTTTGCCATGGACCTACTATGGGAGGCTCTCTTCCCAGGGAGACAGAGCCTGTCCGAGCCTCCGGGTCCTTCCATTTATGAGAAGAGCAGACCAGGCTGAACGCCCACTCCTAAAATCCCAGGACTGTGATTTCAACTGACACGTAAATCATCAGACAAGAGAACCAAGATAAACCAAACCCAGTCAGCCCTGCAACATAAAGGAGTATTACAAATGCTGACAATGCATGGCACGAAACATGTAATTAACACGGGGCTGACATCATCTGAAACGAAAACAGCAGAATAAGGTACTGCACAGCGAGATCACTCATTCAAGTTGGAATCTGTTAGATTCCTGCATTAGAACGCAGCTGAGCCCTGTGCCCCACACGTAAAGTCTCTCTTTCTCAGGAACCGAGTCATAAAGAAAGCACTGTTTTATCAGTCATAACACTGGGGACACAGTGGGTGTGAGTGAGTGGGCGTCTTCATTAGCTTTGCATCTAATGGGCAGAGTGTACCTTGGTCTGAAGGCTGCCTGGCTTCGGGGGAGGAACCTCAACTCATGTAGGAAGGGCCATTCTGTTTGCTTCCTCTTGGCTAACCCTCAACAGTTCCCCTCCCTGGAGGAACACAATGGGTCCTGTGAATCTTGGTGCACTCAGACTCAAGAAGCCACCCAGTTTACCATCCACATCAGGCCACCTGTGCTTGTTTGAAAGACCAgcgagttgggcttccctggtggctcagtggtaaaagaacctgcctgctaatgcgggagacacgagtttaatccctggtcctgcaagatcccacatgccatggagcagccaagcctgtgtgccacaactaccgagcctgtgcccAGAGTCTGGGAACTGAAACCACTGAATCCTGTGTGccctaaagcccgtgctctgTAGCCAGAGAAGCTGTCGCAGAAAGAAGCCTGTGCAACAATGAGAGAAGAGCCTGCACAGCAACCAAGGCCCAGCGCaatggaaaataaacaaacacgTACGTTATTAAGACACAATAAAGACTAGTGATTTATCTGCAGCAAAGCCTTCAGAACTTGTGAGGACCTGCCAACCCCTCAATAAAGCTCCCGTCCAGCCCCAGGGCCCACCTTCTAGGTCCTGATGCCCACAAGCTCCACAGAGCTGCCCAGGAAAGCCCCCGGCCTGCCTCGCCGCCCACCTTCTGGGTCCTGATGCCCAGCAGCTCCACAGAGCCTCCCAGGAAAGCCCCCATCCTGCCCACCTTCTGGGTCCCGATGTCCACCAGCTCCACAGAGCCGCCCAGCTGTTTGATGTCGGCGGCAGCCACCTCCATCATCCTGCGGATCTCGTCTCTCTTCTCAGGCCATGCTGACACGCTCTGGATGGCCACCCATTCCGCGAGCTTCTGTGGGTGGGGAACAAGCAAAAGGGATTTGGAAAAGTTGCTCCAGGAGGGATGAAGGCGCTCACGGGTGGGCCATTTTCAGGCCCACAGAGCTGTCTGCTCCATCTGGATCCTGCTGCCCAGACATGGGGGAAGAGATCTGTGACGTCTGCTTTCTGTTTAAGATGTAAGGACGGTTTGCACTGACCCCATACCAAGAACCATACAAAATGACAGGAGACCCATTAACCACCAAGCATGATGTGGCTGCAAGatgtgtaagtttttttttttatgaaatgtGTTTCATAAACACGTTTATATCTGAATCTGACAAAATTGAAActgaaagatacagaaaatacccaatatcttcacagtccaagttgCCTTATTTATTATCCTGAGAATGGCCATGTTCTCTAAAACAGAATTTTTCAAATGAGAACTGGAAAGATTTCACCTGAAATATGTCTACCAAAGGTGATTTTAAAGCATGGCTCTTTATGTTAACATCAAGAAATAGATTAACATATAAGATTACTGAATCATTTGAAACATGCAATGTAAGATAGTTCTTTATATCTACCACAAGAACAGACAAAAATCCTGAATTAGCTTTGCTATTTCTAGAAACATGTATTAAGAGTTTCTATTAAAAGCCGAAAGAATAACTTACATACTGTAATGACAAAGCAGAGGAAAAGACCTCTCGACAATACACAATTTAAGTTACCTTTTTTTTGCTTGGGGAGACAAGACTTAACATCTATTCAAACACACAACAGAGTACTGGTAACTATATTCATCACGTGGTGCCCTGGATCCCCAGAGCTTATTAATCTCGTAACAGGTCGGTACCCTTAGGACAAACCCCCATCTCCCCACCCATAGTTCCCTGGCAACCAGGATTCGACTCTCCGCTTCTCTGAGTTCacctttttcagattccacatataagtgagatcacactagcatctgtctttctctgcctaGACAGCATTTTTAATACTTGATTAGAACAGTATCAATCATATTAGCTCCTTGGAAGTTTCTCTGGGTCCTACGGGATTAAACTGAACGTGAACAGTCACTAAACGTTCCCTTACCTTAACATACCGATCCTGATTTTCATCCACGTACTTAAACAGGGCGGTGAGGGCCGACATCTTTCAACCAGACCACAGACCCTGGAGACTCCTGGAAAGAAGAAGAACCTGTTAGTGCTGCCTCGAGACAGGGCCCGACTGATCCCCAGGCCCGGAAGGCACTTGTTCAGGATCATAAATTGCACCCCGCCCCTGACAGCACAGGACACGGCCGTCACGAGGGCTCCAGGAAGTGTCCTCAGAGAACGGCTTGGGAAAGCAGTCAGAGGCTCAGGCTGATcgccattctttctttctttcttttttttttttccagaaagaaacaTACCCAGGAATTGTGCGGCAGAATGGCAGGTAACTGAAGCAAGGGCCTGAGTTGAAGACAATCTGATATAATTAAAAGCAGGTACTTTCCAGGAGCACTGATGTACCACTGTtcttaacactttttaaaaaaatttaattttactctCAAAGCACACAGAGAACTTCCCACTTACTATTACCACAGAGGAAATACTCACTCCAAGGCTCTCAGCAAAAATGTCATGTGTCCCTACACCGCAAACCAACAGCACAGCACCCAAGATCCAAGGAGAGGAAGGTGGGTTTAGGTTAAGGAAACTGACAACACAGGTCCAGAAATGGCCAGGACAGTGTGTGAAAGTCCACTGGGATGAGGACACACAAACCTGTTCCCTGGTGAGGGAACACAAGCGTCCACCTCCCCAGGTGCATTTTCCAATGTCCAGTTTCTCCTGCTGGAGACCAAACTCATCCTGCTCCACCTTACCGACACAGGGGAGAAGGTGCCATTTGAGTCGGCATCTTTAAAAACTGGAACTCACACGAGATAAAGAAAATCCCAGAACTGGGACTTTCTGAAGGGGTTCCCCCTGCTTCTTCCAAGTGACAACTCGGCTTCCATCACGTGGCAAGATTCAAGCCTCAGCAGTGACTGAGAAGAGCTCAGGGACCGGGAGCAAACTCAGCACCACAGCGAAGGGAAGTATTTTAGACCTGCGGCTCAGAGTCACAAGACCCTGCTAACTGATCTCTGGAGCAAGACACCAGTCAAGTACCCGTGTATGGACACACTGCAGTTAAAGAGTATCTTTTTCTCGGTTTAGGACTTTGAAGTCACATCTAAACAGAAAGAAgtattagctgctcagtcctgtctgactctttgcgactccatggactgtagcccaccaggctcctctgtccatgggattctccaggcaagaatactggagcaggtggcccttctctaggggatcttcctggcccagaaattgaaccctggtctactgcactgtaggcagattctttaccgtcagagCCACGAGGAGCTCTAAACAGACGAGGGACTTAATTCAGAGTCACGAAGCCTGGCAGCAGACTGTGGATGCGCAGCGAGAGTTCAGTAAGGAAAATCTTCTTCCAACATCAGTGACAGAGCACACAGACCTCCCAGCCAACTCAGGTTGTTTCAGCTGAGGGTCTTatcttaatgctgctgctgctaagttgcttcagttgtgtccgactctgtgtgaccccatagatggcagctccagggtccctgggattctccaggcaagaatactggagttggttgccatttccttctccaatacgtgaaagtgaaaagtgaaagtgaagtcactcagttgtgtccgactcctagcgaccccatggactgcagcctagcaggctcctccatccatgggattttccaggcaagagtactggagtggggtgccattgccttctcctttatctCAATGACAGGGTCGTAAATGCAGAGGCATTGCACATAAGTCAAAGTTTTCAATCACAAAAGAAATTCTATTTAGCAGGAAAATACGCTAAGTCAGGTACTTTTCATTTGAGTTTCTGGTCATTAAATAGCACAGATCCCACGCTCACTGTGATAAATTCTCATTAATACCATGTTTTTTGTGGCCTGATTAAGCAATGGCCTTCCAGCTAAAGTCAAAGATGGAACTATCaaagctgcattttttttttttaaaccaaagaagAGTAAACAGAGACCAGATTGTTCGGCAGGGCCTGCCACCTCACCAGGGCCAGTGAAAAGCTACTGCTGTTCTGAACTGCTCACCCAGAGAGGTGGGGCCGGGTCCATTTCTCCCTCCGACTCACAGTTTGGGTTTTTCCTGTTTCACTACTGCCAGCACCAAATCCATTAAATGGGACCACTTTTATATGCCCCTGTGAACCCCACTAACGAGGGTAAAAGTGCTGAGCTGGAGGGAATAAAAGCAAGTATTACCAAATCCAAGAGTGCTAGGCACACTGCACTCCTGAAATCTAAGGTTCTAGGGAGTAACAGCCTCGGCAGTGAATTAGTGTGAGAGGAAGGAGGGACAGGGTAGCACCCGGGACCACCCAGTGACGCCCACAAAAGGTTCCTCCAGTTACGAGCGCCCCATCCCGTCCCGCACTAACTCAAGACACAGGAAGGGACTAAACACACCATAATCGTGGCTGCAAGTCTGCGTAAAAACCACTAAAACAGGGGCGGAACCCTCTAGTTTGTCCAATCGCAAACATACAGGTCTACAAAATGACTCTCGGCCACTCCTCCCTGCCAACACCAGGGACGACAAAGGCATGAAGAAACCTCCACCAGATCGCTGAGTCAGCACCAGGATCCCGTGCGTGCGGCGGGGGCGGGTCGAAGGCCCTGCCCGCGAGGCCCAGGGTCTCAAGGACTCAGTGCAGGCCGACCGGGGACCAAGCATCACCGCACCTGACGGGTGGGAAGGCGGACGCTGCCTCAGAGCAACCTCCCAGCCTCAAGTGCGGGC
The Ovis aries strain OAR_USU_Benz2616 breed Rambouillet chromosome 23, ARS-UI_Ramb_v3.0, whole genome shotgun sequence genome window above contains:
- the CNDP2 gene encoding cytosolic non-specific dipeptidase translates to MSALTALFKYVDENQDRYVKKLAEWVAIQSVSAWPEKRDEIRRMMEVAAADIKQLGGSVELVDIGTQKLPDGSEIPLPPILLGKLGSDPQKKTVCIYGHLDVQPAALEDGWDSEPFTLVERDGKLYGRGATDDKGPVAGWINALEAFQKTKQEVPVNVRFCLEGMEESGSEGLDALIFAQKDAFFKDVDYVCISDNYWLGKNKPCITYGLRGICYFFIEVECSDKDLHSGVYGGSVHEAMTDLIMLMGCLMDKKGKILIPGISEAVAPVTEEELELYDKIDFDLEEYARDVGAGTLLHGCKKDILMHRWRYPSLSLHGIEGAFSGSGAKTVIPRKVVGKFSIRLVPNMTPEVVSEQVTSYLTKKFAELHSPNKFKVYMGHGGKPWVSDFNHPHYLAGRRALKTVFGVEPDLTREGGSIPVTLTFQEATGKNVMLLPVGSADDGAHSQNEKLNRRNYIEGTKMLAAYLYEVSQLKD